A DNA window from Paenibacillus sp. HWE-109 contains the following coding sequences:
- a CDS encoding glycoside hydrolase family 36 protein encodes MELLSSFAFEDITVQYWWEPSTRQVGLVLVPSQLTGQIDTGKQYGVDSLVQVKLVGDDYPGGFAQGRTMRNSESVSQFQYIRQNLLREEDGQHVCTYFQHKLSPYLIEHKLSYFQGYQALESQTTMTNAGYEDVEVEMLSSYSLGGITPFAQGDTPSTLLMHRIRSKWSNEGRLETCAIEDLQLEPTWSKHGVNSERFGQVGSMPVRGFFPFVAIEDTQRNVIWGAQLAHPASWQMEVYRRDDALCISGGLADREFGHWLKRVKPQESFTTPKAYLTVVEGDIDVAGQRLTQLHERALIELPEVEETLPVIFNEFCTTWGTPSHDNITRIAQMLKGKGITYLVIDAGWYSEKGKGWWSNMGDWNLSAELFPSGLKAVVQEIRNNGMIPGIWFEFESCGYLAEAFSWSNHLLQRDGIPITSGQRRFWDFQDPFVIDYLTKKVIDFIKEYDLGYLKIDYNETIGIGCDGAESLGEGLRLQLEAVQAFLQRIRKELPHLVIENCSSGGHRLEPSMMGLTSMASFSDAHEELEIPIIAANMHRTILPRQSQIWAVLRKEDSERRLRYSVVNTFLGRMCLSGDIYDLQEEQWLLVDEGIRFYKRIAPLIKEGVSYRFGPIVHSYRHPEGWQAMVRMNQSHTEAVVIIHTFGGELPEQLDISLPLKGQYEIEASFIEDANRIYIEGHVLSYRTQGPFAAAAVLLRLKSE; translated from the coding sequence ATGGAACTACTTTCGTCGTTTGCATTTGAGGATATTACCGTGCAATATTGGTGGGAGCCGTCCACCCGACAGGTAGGATTGGTTCTGGTGCCGTCGCAATTAACAGGGCAGATCGACACAGGGAAGCAATATGGGGTCGATTCCTTAGTCCAAGTCAAATTGGTGGGCGATGATTATCCGGGAGGCTTTGCACAAGGAAGAACAATGCGCAATTCCGAGTCCGTATCCCAATTCCAGTATATACGTCAGAACTTGCTGCGTGAGGAAGACGGTCAGCATGTATGTACCTATTTTCAACATAAACTGTCCCCGTATCTCATCGAACATAAGTTATCCTATTTTCAAGGATATCAGGCTTTGGAATCACAAACGACTATGACTAATGCAGGTTATGAAGACGTAGAAGTTGAGATGTTGTCCAGTTATTCCTTAGGAGGAATAACTCCGTTTGCTCAAGGTGATACGCCATCAACACTGCTAATGCACCGTATACGAAGCAAATGGAGCAATGAAGGACGTTTGGAAACTTGCGCCATTGAAGATTTGCAGTTGGAACCAACCTGGTCGAAGCATGGCGTGAACAGCGAGCGGTTCGGACAAGTTGGATCGATGCCTGTTCGAGGTTTTTTTCCTTTTGTAGCTATAGAAGACACGCAGCGCAATGTGATTTGGGGAGCACAATTAGCTCATCCGGCTTCCTGGCAGATGGAAGTATACAGGCGGGATGATGCGCTATGCATATCGGGAGGTTTGGCCGATCGCGAGTTTGGTCATTGGTTGAAGAGAGTGAAGCCACAAGAGAGCTTTACGACACCCAAAGCCTACTTGACTGTCGTTGAAGGCGATATTGATGTTGCTGGTCAAAGGCTTACCCAACTACACGAAAGAGCTTTAATTGAACTTCCTGAGGTGGAGGAAACGTTACCCGTCATTTTTAATGAATTTTGTACGACTTGGGGAACACCTTCCCATGACAATATCACTCGAATTGCCCAGATGCTGAAGGGAAAAGGAATTACGTATTTAGTTATTGACGCCGGGTGGTATTCAGAGAAGGGCAAGGGCTGGTGGAGCAATATGGGGGATTGGAACCTTTCTGCGGAGCTATTTCCTTCAGGATTAAAGGCAGTTGTACAGGAAATTAGGAACAATGGCATGATTCCTGGCATTTGGTTCGAGTTCGAAAGTTGCGGTTATTTAGCTGAAGCATTTTCATGGTCCAATCATTTGCTGCAAAGAGATGGAATTCCGATTACTTCGGGTCAGAGAAGATTTTGGGATTTCCAAGACCCATTCGTGATCGATTATTTGACTAAAAAAGTGATCGATTTCATAAAGGAATATGATCTTGGCTATTTAAAAATAGATTATAATGAAACAATAGGGATTGGCTGTGATGGTGCGGAATCATTGGGTGAGGGGCTTCGGTTGCAGCTCGAGGCTGTGCAAGCCTTTTTACAACGGATACGGAAGGAACTGCCGCACCTGGTCATAGAAAACTGTTCTTCCGGGGGGCATAGGCTTGAACCATCTATGATGGGGCTAACGTCCATGGCCTCCTTCTCCGATGCGCATGAAGAGCTGGAAATTCCGATCATCGCCGCCAATATGCATCGTACGATACTTCCAAGACAGAGTCAGATTTGGGCGGTTTTAAGAAAAGAGGATTCCGAGCGAAGGCTGCGGTACTCGGTAGTTAACACGTTCTTGGGTCGAATGTGCTTATCTGGAGATATTTATGATTTGCAGGAAGAACAGTGGCTGCTTGTTGATGAGGGAATTCGCTTCTATAAACGTATAGCCCCTCTCATTAAAGAAGGTGTCAGCTATCGTTTCGGGCCGATAGTCCATAGTTATCGACATCCAGAAGGATGGCAAGCCATGGTCCGGATGAATCAGAGTCATACAGAGGCAGTCGTTATCATTCATACATTCGGTGGTGAACTGCCCGAGCAGCTCGACATAAGTTTACCTCTGAAGGGGCAGTATGAGATTGAGGCTTCATTTATAGAAGATGCAAATCGGATTTACATCGAAGGCCATGTTCTGTCGTACCGTACGCAAGGTCCATTTGCTGCTGCTGCTGTACTGTTAAGATTAAAGTCAGAGTGA
- a CDS encoding carbohydrate ABC transporter permease, with the protein MAELSIKKQRNSIQQDAGTRIFNVIAVTIVSFFAIVCLLPFVLVLSGSFSDESQVAINGYKLFPQEFSLQAYKVVFSNLGDTIGNAYLVTIYVTLVGTVIGLLLTSMSGYVLSRTDFKHRDKAAFFIYFTTLFSGGLIPSYLVNTTFLHLNHSLWAVILPGLLGPFNIFLFRNYIKGIPHSLVESARIDGAGDFRVYWQIIIPLCKPVSATVGLFLALGYWNNWFGYSLYLISDKDKWGLQYLLYRMLARMTDAVKDSQIVMDALPSETMKLATAMLVTGPVLLFYPFAQRYFVSGLTIGGVKG; encoded by the coding sequence ATGGCTGAATTATCCATTAAAAAACAAAGAAATTCGATACAACAAGATGCTGGTACCAGAATTTTTAATGTGATTGCGGTTACGATCGTATCGTTCTTTGCCATCGTTTGCCTATTACCCTTCGTCCTTGTACTGTCTGGTTCGTTTAGTGATGAAAGCCAGGTTGCGATTAACGGATATAAACTGTTTCCTCAGGAGTTTTCATTGCAAGCCTACAAAGTCGTATTTAGTAATTTAGGGGACACGATCGGAAATGCGTACTTGGTAACCATTTACGTAACACTTGTTGGGACTGTAATAGGATTGCTGCTAACCTCCATGAGCGGTTATGTATTGTCACGGACTGATTTTAAACACAGAGATAAAGCAGCTTTCTTTATCTACTTCACTACATTGTTCAGTGGTGGATTAATTCCTTCTTATTTAGTTAATACGACCTTTCTACATTTAAATCATTCGTTGTGGGCCGTCATCCTACCTGGCTTATTAGGTCCATTTAATATCTTCTTGTTTCGTAATTATATTAAAGGTATTCCTCACTCCTTAGTTGAGTCTGCAAGGATTGATGGGGCAGGTGACTTCCGTGTTTATTGGCAGATTATTATTCCATTATGCAAGCCCGTATCTGCTACGGTTGGTTTGTTTTTAGCGCTTGGCTATTGGAACAATTGGTTTGGATATAGTCTCTATCTGATTTCTGACAAGGATAAGTGGGGATTGCAGTATTTACTCTACAGGATGCTAGCTCGGATGACCGATGCGGTCAAGGACTCTCAGATCGTAATGGATGCCTTACCTTCAGAAACGATGAAGTTGGCTACCGCTATGTTGGTTACAGGTCCCGTTCTTCTATTCTATCCTTTTGCCCAACGTTATTTCGTATCTGGCCTTACGATTGGCGGCGTCAAAGGTTGA
- a CDS encoding ABC transporter substrate-binding protein encodes MRTFTKTLMSIVLTGSILTISACSSSTDNGKSGQQASKPDKVSIRIMTRWADNTPGPIAFRDRIKQFQKENPNIEVLNESITDESAYMTKFKTGIASGDLPAISQTWGGESFKIYADSGTFLDLSGAMNDDKQWSGQLLPLFENWQFKGKEGIYGIPAEFFAVGTFYNKEIFKKLNLEPPQTLEELLEQAPKLQAAGYIPLALGAKDTWRGGHFFNNLVMKQFGPQKIDDLASRKAQYDDPDMVALFKLISDYNKAGVFGDNAVSVDMNQEKALFLSSRSAMHTDGSWFIGEASSSEIKDKIGFVPFPYFKDKPENKDNWMGGGGGGYSVYGKLKDNEKEAAIKLLKYLTSVEYFQKQEEVNQGGVYPVKMSPNPNVNNPISSDFVNAIKGAKVYKNDVPSYDKLPQLLDRVRSSIQGLFVGTSPDKVGKEIADEIKKSK; translated from the coding sequence ATGAGAACGTTTACTAAAACGCTGATGTCGATCGTCCTCACAGGATCCATACTTACAATTTCCGCTTGTAGTAGCAGCACGGACAACGGAAAATCTGGTCAACAAGCCAGCAAGCCGGACAAGGTATCCATTCGCATTATGACAAGATGGGCAGATAATACGCCAGGTCCTATCGCCTTCAGGGATCGTATTAAGCAGTTTCAGAAGGAAAACCCGAATATCGAAGTCTTGAATGAGTCAATTACCGACGAATCCGCTTATATGACTAAATTTAAAACGGGTATCGCTTCCGGGGATCTTCCGGCCATCAGCCAGACATGGGGCGGTGAATCCTTCAAGATTTATGCGGACAGCGGAACATTCCTCGACTTATCCGGTGCAATGAATGATGACAAGCAGTGGTCGGGTCAACTTCTGCCATTGTTCGAGAACTGGCAGTTTAAGGGCAAAGAAGGCATCTATGGGATTCCAGCTGAATTTTTCGCTGTAGGTACTTTTTATAACAAAGAGATTTTTAAGAAACTCAATTTAGAGCCGCCGCAAACGTTGGAGGAGTTGTTGGAACAGGCACCGAAGCTGCAAGCGGCTGGATACATCCCACTTGCGTTGGGAGCCAAAGATACATGGCGGGGCGGACACTTCTTTAACAATTTGGTGATGAAGCAGTTTGGTCCACAAAAAATCGATGATTTGGCCTCACGCAAGGCCCAATACGATGACCCGGACATGGTTGCCTTGTTCAAACTTATCTCGGATTATAACAAGGCGGGGGTCTTCGGCGACAATGCGGTAAGTGTGGATATGAATCAGGAGAAAGCGCTGTTCCTAAGCAGCCGTTCGGCGATGCATACGGATGGCAGTTGGTTCATCGGTGAGGCTTCCTCCAGTGAAATCAAGGATAAGATCGGCTTCGTTCCATTTCCTTATTTTAAGGATAAACCGGAGAACAAAGACAACTGGATGGGTGGCGGAGGCGGCGGTTACTCCGTTTACGGCAAGCTTAAGGACAATGAAAAGGAAGCAGCCATCAAACTGCTGAAGTATCTGACATCCGTCGAGTATTTCCAGAAACAAGAGGAAGTAAATCAAGGCGGCGTTTACCCGGTTAAAATGTCACCCAATCCGAACGTGAACAATCCGATTTCCTCGGATTTCGTGAACGCAATCAAGGGCGCAAAGGTTTACAAGAACGACGTTCCTTCCTATGATAAACTGCCGCAGTTGCTCGATCGCGTTAGAAGTTCAATTCAAGGCTTGTTCGTTGGAACTTCACCAGACAAGGTGGGCAAAGAAATTGCCGATGAAATAAAGAAAAGTAAATAA
- a CDS encoding ABC transporter permease, with product MSEAIITVQTNENAKKKTKKKLFSDFREHKTYYFMLTPMIVFFILFSYLPMFGVYYAFVDYDFSKGIASKFVWFKNFEFLFQGGFDSIIWKLTKNTILYNIAFIGLNTFFQMSVAILLRELTYKKFVKTSQTLMFMPYFVSMVIISSIVYNLFNYDFGVINSAFTAMGFEKFDFYSTPAVWPFIIVAVEIWKGLGYGSVIYLASIMGIDESIYEAAYVDGASKWQRIIHITLPLLKPTVIVLLLFSLGGIMRGQFDLFWNIIGQNGFLLNATDIIDTYVYRSLTVNFSMGLGSAAGLFQSVFGLIVILTVNYIVKKADKENALF from the coding sequence ATGTCAGAAGCAATCATAACTGTGCAAACGAATGAAAATGCGAAGAAAAAAACAAAGAAAAAATTATTTTCGGACTTTAGAGAACATAAAACGTATTATTTCATGTTAACCCCGATGATCGTATTCTTTATCCTATTTTCATACTTGCCGATGTTTGGTGTCTATTACGCCTTCGTGGACTATGATTTTAGCAAAGGAATCGCAAGTAAGTTTGTCTGGTTCAAAAACTTTGAGTTTTTGTTCCAAGGCGGGTTTGACTCCATCATATGGAAATTAACGAAAAACACCATTCTATACAATATTGCTTTTATTGGACTAAACACATTTTTTCAAATGTCTGTCGCGATTCTTCTCAGAGAGCTTACCTATAAGAAGTTTGTTAAGACTTCTCAGACGCTAATGTTTATGCCATATTTCGTTTCTATGGTTATTATTAGTTCAATTGTTTACAACTTATTTAATTATGATTTTGGCGTAATTAACAGCGCTTTCACGGCAATGGGTTTTGAGAAGTTTGACTTTTATTCGACACCAGCAGTTTGGCCATTCATTATCGTTGCTGTCGAGATTTGGAAGGGATTGGGGTATGGCAGCGTCATTTACTTGGCATCCATCATGGGAATTGATGAGAGTATTTACGAGGCAGCTTATGTGGATGGTGCTTCCAAATGGCAGCGAATCATTCACATTACATTACCACTACTCAAACCAACAGTAATTGTACTGCTTCTATTCTCATTAGGTGGTATCATGCGTGGGCAGTTTGATTTGTTCTGGAATATTATTGGTCAAAACGGATTCCTCTTAAATGCAACAGATATTATTGATACTTACGTATATCGCTCACTTACTGTCAACTTTAGTATGGGCTTAGGTTCAGCAGCTGGACTGTTTCAATCTGTATTTGGCTTAATTGTTATCTTGACTGTTAATTATATTGTGAAAAAAGCGGATAAGGAAAATGCACTTTTCTAA
- a CDS encoding carbohydrate ABC transporter permease — translation MKKKNIVIYLFAVFWAAITLYPLYFTLISSVKTNNEIFGISAFKLPTEYHFDYYVRVFVEAGLGRALFNSFFISSMSTFLVVLLASMASFYLAKANGKIPGILYLYVILGIMIPFNSTLIPLVKLVASVNGYNSYSTIIVIYATFHIPFAIFLISGYIRGLNKEIDESALVDGCGPVRYLFSFVIPICMPIISTTAILTFLFTYNELIFAVLFLTKKEMYTISLSMLSFVGERSVEMGPIFAAIVIAILPMITVYLLMQEKVIGGLSTGAVKG, via the coding sequence ATGAAAAAGAAAAATATCGTCATTTATCTATTCGCAGTCTTTTGGGCAGCAATTACGCTATATCCCTTATATTTTACGCTGATTTCTTCTGTGAAGACGAATAATGAAATCTTCGGCATATCCGCTTTCAAGCTGCCGACCGAATACCATTTCGATTATTACGTCCGTGTTTTTGTCGAAGCGGGTTTAGGCAGAGCGCTCTTTAATTCATTCTTTATTTCAAGTATGAGTACTTTTTTGGTAGTCCTCCTGGCATCGATGGCCTCCTTTTACTTGGCCAAAGCGAATGGAAAGATACCCGGCATTCTTTACTTATATGTGATTTTAGGCATTATGATACCCTTCAACTCGACACTAATACCCTTGGTTAAATTGGTGGCGTCGGTGAATGGGTACAACAGTTACTCGACAATTATTGTCATATATGCGACATTTCATATCCCGTTTGCGATTTTTCTGATTAGCGGGTATATCCGAGGCTTGAACAAGGAAATCGATGAATCCGCTTTGGTGGACGGATGTGGTCCGGTGCGTTATCTATTTTCTTTTGTAATCCCGATTTGCATGCCGATTATTTCCACAACTGCGATTCTGACGTTTTTATTCACTTACAATGAATTGATTTTCGCTGTCTTGTTCTTAACTAAAAAAGAAATGTATACCATCTCGCTCTCCATGCTTTCATTCGTAGGTGAAAGAAGTGTAGAAATGGGCCCGATTTTTGCCGCCATTGTCATTGCAATCTTGCCAATGATCACAGTCTACTTGCTGATGCAGGAAAAAGTGATTGGGGGGCTGAGCACCGGGGCTGTAAAGGGATGA
- a CDS encoding carbohydrate ABC transporter permease codes for MFAHRAKWIGIGFVFPAMILYTVLLIYPALYAVYMSFFNWNLIASSTMEFVGFHHYVQMLEDATFWRSLTNACWFILGSFLVLMPISFALALVVTGDRKFKRFFKTAFFMPVVLPITAVGLMWTFILNPNFGALNALLETLGLGGLAHDWLGDPDRSIFTVVLVNAWVFAGLNMVIFAAGLVSIPKDIYQAAEIDGANRSQQIWQITIPMMKETFKIFSILAITGSLKVFDIVYVMTGGGPNQKTEVPASLLFNQAFKYNNFGLANSIGTFILVAGLTISLILNRLAKQDA; via the coding sequence ATGTTTGCACATCGAGCAAAATGGATCGGAATCGGCTTCGTTTTTCCGGCAATGATTCTTTATACCGTGCTCCTAATTTATCCCGCTTTATATGCTGTTTATATGTCTTTCTTCAATTGGAATCTCATTGCATCATCAACCATGGAGTTTGTCGGATTTCATCACTATGTGCAGATGCTGGAAGATGCCACATTCTGGAGATCATTGACAAACGCTTGTTGGTTCATTCTCGGCTCATTTCTAGTCCTTATGCCCATCTCGTTCGCCCTGGCTTTGGTTGTGACGGGTGATCGGAAATTTAAACGGTTTTTCAAGACGGCATTTTTTATGCCGGTTGTTCTTCCGATTACAGCGGTTGGGTTGATGTGGACGTTTATTCTGAACCCTAACTTTGGTGCATTGAACGCTTTGCTGGAAACCTTGGGCTTGGGCGGGTTGGCACACGACTGGCTTGGTGATCCGGATCGTTCCATATTTACAGTTGTCCTCGTAAACGCGTGGGTGTTCGCCGGGTTAAATATGGTTATCTTTGCAGCAGGTCTCGTTTCCATCCCCAAGGACATTTACCAAGCAGCCGAGATCGATGGGGCAAACCGTTCTCAACAGATTTGGCAGATCACAATTCCGATGATGAAGGAAACATTTAAAATTTTTTCCATTCTTGCGATTACAGGCTCTCTCAAGGTGTTCGACATCGTCTATGTCATGACGGGCGGGGGCCCGAATCAGAAGACCGAAGTACCGGCATCGCTTCTCTTCAACCAAGCCTTCAAATACAACAATTTTGGCTTAGCAAACAGTATCGGGACGTTTATTCTGGTAGCCGGTTTGACGATCAGCCTTATCCTGAATCGCTTAGCCAAACAAGATGCGTAG